Proteins encoded by one window of Glycine soja cultivar W05 chromosome 15, ASM419377v2, whole genome shotgun sequence:
- the LOC114387692 gene encoding factor of DNA methylation 5-like — MLGNKLLRYKNNKKASSESVKLCTKWQKEILDSTWHPFKIVEVEGKEIQEVIDENDPKLLSLKNDLGEEAYVVVVTALKELHEYHNSDDAENTHNSSEKQVIPEIWDSQNGRRATVTEALKYISNRVIKMR, encoded by the exons gtataaaaataacaaaaaagcaTCATCGGAGTCCGTCAAACTGTGCACAAAGTGGCAAAAAGAAATTCTGGATTCAACATGGCACCCTTTTAAGATTGTTGAAGTCGAAGGGAAGGAAATACAG gaagtaattgatgaaaatgatcctaaattattatctttaaagAATGATTTGGGAGAGGAGGCATACGTTGTTGTGGTGACAGCTCTAAAGGAATTGCATGAGTATCATAATTCTGATGATGCTGAGAACACCCATAATTCAAGTGAGAAACAAGTGATACCTGAGATATGGGACTCCCAAAATGGACGTAGAGCCACCGTAACTGAAGCTTTGAAGTACATAAGCAATAGGGTTATCAAGATGCGGTGA